Proteins from one Belonocnema kinseyi isolate 2016_QV_RU_SX_M_011 chromosome 8, B_treatae_v1, whole genome shotgun sequence genomic window:
- the LOC117178632 gene encoding uncharacterized protein LOC117178632, with the protein MYNIEKIDTPILQEPLFTTQLYHETWDTVYFINITELQPDVELLQTYVKSLSDYFKSLDTKCSTHKAIDALKERVLKTRTKYENIRALSTKRTRRGLFNFVGSAAKYLFGTMSASEAEQINTDIDEVYNKTKGIATLIKNQTSLLQSAVSQIQEIHYKTSKDLEQIQQFTGSMADSFNILKANMNILNSLFNMEINLEQLTDMLQLIVTAIAESRNGILSPELANDVISGFLASFCPRRDVPARVVWLLCSFAFGVYVQCVDMRLRFYNAPSDLIILK; encoded by the exons ATGTATAACATAGAGAAAATTGACACACCAATACTTCAGGAACCTTTATTCACAACACAGCTATACCATGAGACCTGGGACActgtatattttattaacatcACCGAATTGCAACCTGATGTCGAATTATTACAAACTTACGTAAAATCACTCTctgattattttaaatcattggaCACCAAATGCAGTACGCATAAAGCTATCGACGCACTCAAGGAACGAGTCCTCAAGACCCGCACCAAATATGAAAACATTAGAGCATTATCAACAAAACGAACTCGACGTGGACTCTTTAACTTCGTGGGGAGCGCGGCAAAATATTTATTCGGAACCATGAGCGCAAGTGAGGCTGAACAAATTAATACAGACATTGACGAAGTCTACAACAAAACAAAAGGTATCGCGACTCTAATTAAAAACCAAACCAGTCTTTTACAATCGGCTGTATCACAAATACAGGAAATACATTATAAAACCTCAAAAGATCTAGAACAAATCCAGCAATTTACTGGATCAATGGCTGATTCCTTTAACATACTAAAAGCCAACATGAACATTCTAAACTCTTTGTTCAATATGGAAATAAATTTAGAACAGTTAACTGATATGTTACAATTAATAGTGACGGCAATTGCGGAATCAAGAAATGGAATCCTTTCCCCAGAATTA GCCAATGATGTAATTTCTGGATTTCTTGCTTCATTTTGTCCAAGGCGAGATGTCCCTGCTCGTGTTGTCTGGCTATTATGTTCATTTGCATTTGGGGTTTACGTACAATGCGTGGATATGCGTCTTCGATTTTATAATGCGCCGtcagatttaataattttaaagtaa